The proteins below come from a single Mytilus edulis chromosome 5, xbMytEdul2.2, whole genome shotgun sequence genomic window:
- the LOC139525314 gene encoding uncharacterized protein produces the protein MFTSSAAQTPGSKAINSATTAALKGVEKGASKAVDHIIYKVTRPRKHIKTPSQQPSVQHKKPEQVRLNNLISGSGIKTIHDFVQRYKYIMSDIITITEGLTFDESLQEYQVREYEPQAGAQLNNPGAEIRINFETQDLFLHPAESYLVVEGRLLKNDDTAYADGDLVSLAHNGIMYLFKSISYRLSGQQIEHINDPGIATTKLGKLTYPDDFSKSQGLNQLWYKDSPPNAEAANIGFAARHGYIITKPTNKGSFSFAIPLKHIFGFADDYNKIVYGFRHELSLVRDSNSNAILRAAAVNDAAKIVLSKLSWFVPHVTPSDENKMQLYKTFQSKSKIHCGFRMRQCDSIAVPQASQFNWRLAARSGREKPRYIIIAFQTNRSGD, from the coding sequence ATGTTTACTTCCTCTGCCGCCCAAACCCCAGGAAGTAAGGCCATAAATTCTGCCACCACTGCAGCCTTAAAAGGTGTTGAAAAGGGGGCTTCCAAAGCTGTTGATCATATAATTTATAAAGTGACCCGCCCCAGAAAACATATTAAAACCCCTTCTCAACAGCCTAGTGTTCAACATAAAAAGCCAGAGCAAGTTCGGTTAAACAATCTAATCTCAGGCTCAGGTATCAAAACCATCCACGACTTCGTCCAACGCTATAAATACATTATGTCTGACATCATTACAATCACTGAAGGGTTAACCTTCGACGAAAGTCTCCAGGAATATCAAGTTCGAGAATATGAACCACAAGCTGGTGCCCAGCTAAACAACCCTGGTGCTGAAATTCGAATTAACTTTGAAACCCAGGATTTGTTCCTACACCCCGCCGAGAGTTATCTCGTGGTAGAAGGTCGACTTCTCAAGAATGATGACACAGCATATGCTGATGGCGATCTTGTGTCACTCGCCCATAATGGTATCATGTATCTTTTCAAGAGCATTAGTTACAGACTTTCAGGTCAGCAGATTGAACATATTAATGACCCAGGCATAGCCACCACTAAGTTGGGAAAGTTAACCTACCCCGACGACTTTTCCAAATCACAGGGTCTCAACCAACTGTGGTATAAAGATTCTCCCCCCAATGCTGAGGCTGCGAACATTGGATTTGCAGCCCGTCATGGATACATTATCACCAAGCCTACCAACAAAGGATCGTTTTCCTTTGCCATCCCCCTAAAACATATTTTTGGATTCGCAGATGATTACAACAAAATAGTGTATGGCTTTAGGCATGAACTCTCACTTGTTCGCGATTCAAATTCTAATGCCATTTTGAGAGCAGCTGCTGTCAATGATGCAGCAAAGATTGTCCTAAGTAAACTATCATGGTTTGTTCCTCATGTCACCCCCTCAGACGAAAATAAGATGCAACTGTACAAAACTTTCCAAAGTAAATCCAAAATTCACTGTGGATTTCGCATGAGACAGTGTGATTCCATAGCCGTTCCCCAAGCCTCACAGTTTAACTGGCGCCTAGCTGCCAGGAGTGGTCGCGAAAAGCCTAGATATATCATCATTGCCTTCCAAACCAACAGAAGTGGTGACTAA